The following are from one region of the Capsicum annuum cultivar UCD-10X-F1 chromosome 1, UCD10Xv1.1, whole genome shotgun sequence genome:
- the LOC107867083 gene encoding uncharacterized protein LOC107867083 — translation MKEAKLAVTAAKTTTFESLVSVEDIHITRRWQEYFRGLLNEEGDTSIELGELEHSEENQNLSYCKYFRVEVVREAIRRIRRGRATGLDEILMYFWKFTGGASLGWLTDLFNAIFKSAKMPEALR, via the exons atgaaggaggctaagttagcagttacggctgccAAGACAACAACATTTGAGAGTCT agtttcGGTGGAGGATATCCATATTACGAggagatggcaggagtattttcGTGGACTATTGAATGAGGAGGGGGACACAAGCAttgagttaggggagctggagcactcggaGGAAAATCAAAATCTCAGCTACTGCAAATATTTTAGGGTTGAGgtggtcagagaggctattcgtaggataCGGAGGGGTAGGGCGACAGGGCTGGACGAAATTCTGATGTATTTTTGGAAGTTTACTGGTGGAGCAAGTTTAGGATGGTTGACTGATCTGTTTAACGCTATTTTCAAGTCTGCGAAAATGCCTGAGGCCTTAAGATGA